A stretch of Acidovorax sp. RAC01 DNA encodes these proteins:
- a CDS encoding NAD-dependent epimerase/dehydratase family protein, which translates to MRCAILGGAGFLGRHIGRAMAANGMEVWSIDRMLPAPGAAPWLAGELQADCFDLASWWDNMGEADVVVHLASSTVPATASEDPVGDAQTNLVGTLRLVQALRLRQARPRLLFASSGGAVYGRPSYVPLNEDHPTMPMGAYGATKLAIEHHLRIEEAQFGLPCRILRLSNPYGEWQQPHGVQGVIAVFAHRALQGLPVDVWGDGSVVRDFVYATDVGRAFLAASQHQGEARIFNIGGGTGHSVNDIIRTLEGLLGKTVEKRVHPARPFDPPVNVLDIRLAQEELHWKPEMSFEEGVAMTVHWLRTTP; encoded by the coding sequence ATGCGCTGCGCGATTCTCGGAGGCGCCGGATTTCTGGGGCGGCATATCGGCCGCGCGATGGCGGCGAACGGCATGGAAGTCTGGTCGATCGATCGGATGCTTCCAGCGCCCGGCGCGGCTCCATGGCTTGCTGGCGAACTCCAGGCCGACTGCTTCGATCTGGCGTCTTGGTGGGACAACATGGGCGAAGCGGATGTCGTCGTGCATCTGGCGTCATCAACAGTTCCTGCCACGGCGAGTGAAGATCCGGTCGGGGATGCTCAAACAAACCTGGTCGGCACGCTTCGGTTGGTTCAAGCATTGCGCCTACGTCAAGCGCGCCCTCGGCTGCTCTTCGCATCATCCGGCGGCGCGGTGTACGGGCGCCCGAGTTATGTTCCGCTCAACGAAGACCATCCGACGATGCCGATGGGCGCCTACGGCGCGACGAAGCTGGCCATTGAACACCACCTTCGCATTGAAGAGGCACAGTTCGGACTGCCTTGCCGAATCCTGCGCTTGAGCAATCCGTATGGCGAGTGGCAGCAGCCCCATGGCGTGCAGGGAGTGATCGCGGTATTTGCGCACCGTGCCCTACAAGGCCTGCCAGTTGATGTCTGGGGTGATGGCTCGGTAGTCCGCGACTTCGTGTACGCCACCGATGTTGGAAGAGCCTTCTTGGCCGCATCGCAGCACCAGGGAGAAGCGCGCATTTTCAACATCGGCGGCGGCACAGGGCACAGCGTCAACGACATCATTCGCACGCTCGAAGGGTTGCTCGGCAAAACTGTGGAAAAGCGCGTGCACCCGGCCCGTCCCTTTGATCCTCCCGTGAATGTGCTTGATATACGACTTGCACAGGAAGAATTGCACTGGAAACCCGAGATGAGTTTTGAAGAGGGTGTAGCCATGACAGTGCACTGGCTACGTACGACACCATGA